From Temnothorax longispinosus isolate EJ_2023e chromosome 3, Tlon_JGU_v1, whole genome shotgun sequence, one genomic window encodes:
- the LOC139809813 gene encoding spectrin alpha chain-like isoform X2 has product MRKSLLSYNYTEHSTVGLAQQWDQLGMCMQHNLEQQIQARNQSGVSEDALKEFSMMFKHFDKDKSGRLNHQEFKSCLRALGYDFPMMEEGQPDPEFENILDIVDPNRDSYVSLQEYMAFMISKETENVQSSEEIENAFRAITAADRPYVTKEELYANLTKEMADYCVARMKPYVDPKSERPITAALDYIEFTRTLFQN; this is encoded by the exons ATGAGAAAAAGCCTTCTTTCGTACAATTACACAGAACACAGTACCGTAGGATTGGCACAACAATGGGATCAGTTAGGAATGTGCATGCAACACAATTTAGAACAGCAGATTCAAGCGAGAAACCAGTCCGGTGTATCTGAAGACGCACTAAAGGAATTCTCCATGATGTTCAAGCACTTTGACAAGGACAAGAGTGGCCGTCTGAATCATCAAGAATTTAAATCGTGCCTGAGAGCTTTGGGCTATGACTTTCCTATGATGGAAGAAGGACAGCCCGATCCGGAATTCGAGAACATATTAG ACATCGTGGATCCTAATAGAGACAGCTATGTATCGCTGCAAGAATACATGGCGTTTATGATCAGCAAGGAAACGGAGAACGTGCAGAGCTCGGAGGAAATAGAGAACGCTTTCCGAGCAATCACTGCAGCAGATCGGCCGTACGTCACAAAGGAGGAATTATATGCT aacCTCACAAAGGAGATGGCCGATTATTGCGTTGCCCGTATGAAACCTTATGTAGATCCCAAGTCGGAACGACCGATAACAGCTGCGTTggattatatagaatttacgCGTACTCTTTTCcagaattaa
- the LOC139809813 gene encoding spectrin alpha chain-like isoform X1, with the protein MKRGKLHSSSVLLFGGSCVFNIINTTCDCVILCDIMTKSCAVPMCKSRNYSAKKCSLFKVPSNIEQCKKWIAAIPGIVDLKPSQFVCEKHFEEHHILKKWVKYDNDRIIAEHFDKDKSGRLNHQEFKSCLRALGYDFPMMEEGQPDPEFENILDIVDPNRDSYVSLQEYMAFMISKETENVQSSEEIENAFRAITAADRPYVTKEELYANLTKEMADYCVARMKPYVDPKSERPITAALDYIEFTRTLFQN; encoded by the exons ATGAAGCGCGGAAAGCTCCACTCCTCGTCGGTTCTGTTGTTCGGCGGATCGTGCGtgtttaatatcattaataccACGTGCGATTGTGTGATACTGTGCGATATAATGACTAAATCGTGCGCGGTGCCAATGTGCAAATCGCGAAATTATTCAGCAAAGAAATGTTCGTTGTTTAAAGTGCCGTCAAATATtgaacaatgtaaaaaatggaTTGCTGCGATTCCGGGCATTGTTGATCTGAAGCCGTCGCAATTCGTTTGCGAGAAGCATTTCGAAGAACATCACATCCTCAAGAAATGGGTGAAATACGATAATGATCGGATTATCGCCGAA CACTTTGACAAGGACAAGAGTGGCCGTCTGAATCATCAAGAATTTAAATCGTGCCTGAGAGCTTTGGGCTATGACTTTCCTATGATGGAAGAAGGACAGCCCGATCCGGAATTCGAGAACATATTAG ACATCGTGGATCCTAATAGAGACAGCTATGTATCGCTGCAAGAATACATGGCGTTTATGATCAGCAAGGAAACGGAGAACGTGCAGAGCTCGGAGGAAATAGAGAACGCTTTCCGAGCAATCACTGCAGCAGATCGGCCGTACGTCACAAAGGAGGAATTATATGCT aacCTCACAAAGGAGATGGCCGATTATTGCGTTGCCCGTATGAAACCTTATGTAGATCCCAAGTCGGAACGACCGATAACAGCTGCGTTggattatatagaatttacgCGTACTCTTTTCcagaattaa